The Leptospira sp. WS39.C2 genome contains a region encoding:
- a CDS encoding response regulator, translated as MIPKICIIDDDKIYQFTTKKIISNAGITGEVLIFSDAENALSFFQNETENTSKLPDIIFLDINMPFMDGWQFLEAMEPLRPKFKKAIQIYLVSSSVDEADTDRAAKIPYVSGYIFKPFTKEKLLDSLAHLQS; from the coding sequence ATGATTCCCAAAATTTGTATCATTGATGATGACAAAATCTATCAGTTCACGACCAAAAAAATCATATCAAATGCTGGGATCACTGGAGAAGTACTCATTTTTTCGGACGCCGAAAATGCTCTCAGTTTTTTCCAAAATGAAACAGAAAACACATCAAAACTTCCTGATATTATCTTTTTGGATATCAACATGCCTTTTATGGATGGATGGCAATTTTTAGAAGCAATGGAACCTCTTAGGCCAAAATTTAAAAAAGCGATTCAAATTTATTTGGTCAGTTCTTCAGTTGATGAAGCAGACACAGACCGAGCTGCAAAAATTCCTTATGTCTCAGGTTATATTTTCAAACCGTTTACCAAAGAAAAACTTTTAGATTCTTTGGCACATCTACAATCTTAG
- a CDS encoding PAS domain S-box protein: MSLPDSEVLQLLTSISRELVCLHETDGTYIYVSPNSISIIGYAPEELLGKNPYDFFHPDDRRLIFERSHQPLLRGENNVNPTFRFLHKNGTYIWLQSDNRLTTHPSSGKNYLHTSSRDISEKIESDANLALSERKFKTLFRDSPIGLVLTSKQGYIDEVNDAFGKFLGYETFELLGKHFSEISSLGELEENLRYRDSVQKGMIDHYSIEKQYVHKAGHLVWAYITVTVLRDDLGNPIYYLAQIIDIDERKKTETLLLENNEHLRSAKNSLLIQNKQLQSYNQIISHHLRAPVSNLRSLVDLLKISKSTTETNEIQNHLEEVTENLESVLSELITTLKIQSLENYLPEWVSIRDTFTKVQKFMEGEFQKKKVQIEFNVTEKESVFVSKEYLETLFLQLISNSLQFSEPNRDLRILVESFSIGTETTISFSDNGSGIDLSRYGDQIFQLRKTFHRQMSGKGLGLFLMKYTMESLGGRVDVKSKPGEGATFLLHFPNGSTNS, from the coding sequence GTGTCACTTCCCGATTCAGAAGTATTACAATTATTAACCTCGATTAGCCGAGAATTAGTATGTTTACATGAAACCGATGGAACCTACATTTATGTAAGTCCAAATTCCATTTCCATCATAGGTTATGCACCGGAAGAACTCCTCGGTAAAAATCCTTATGATTTTTTTCACCCGGACGATCGAAGGTTAATCTTTGAAAGGTCACACCAACCTCTCTTACGTGGAGAAAATAACGTCAATCCTACATTTCGATTTTTACATAAGAATGGAACATACATTTGGTTACAATCTGACAACCGTTTGACCACTCACCCAAGTTCAGGAAAAAATTACTTACATACATCTTCGAGAGATATATCTGAAAAAATTGAATCGGATGCAAATTTAGCTCTTTCAGAACGTAAGTTTAAAACCTTGTTTCGAGATTCACCAATTGGACTTGTACTCACAAGCAAACAAGGTTATATCGATGAAGTGAATGATGCTTTTGGAAAATTTTTAGGATATGAAACCTTTGAACTACTCGGAAAACATTTTTCTGAAATCAGTTCCCTTGGAGAATTAGAAGAAAATTTACGTTATCGAGATTCCGTACAAAAAGGGATGATCGACCATTATTCTATTGAAAAACAATATGTGCATAAAGCAGGGCATTTGGTTTGGGCCTACATCACTGTAACTGTTTTACGTGATGATTTAGGGAATCCCATCTATTACCTAGCCCAAATCATAGATATTGATGAAAGGAAAAAAACAGAAACACTCCTTTTGGAAAATAACGAACACTTACGTTCCGCAAAAAATTCGCTTCTCATCCAAAACAAACAATTACAATCTTATAACCAAATCATATCTCACCATTTACGTGCCCCTGTGAGTAATCTTAGGAGCCTTGTTGATTTATTAAAAATTTCCAAGTCCACTACCGAAACAAACGAAATACAAAACCATTTAGAAGAAGTGACTGAAAATTTGGAATCAGTCTTATCGGAACTCATCACTACTCTGAAAATCCAAAGTTTAGAAAATTACCTTCCTGAATGGGTTTCCATCCGTGATACATTCACAAAAGTTCAGAAATTCATGGAAGGAGAATTCCAGAAAAAAAAGGTACAGATCGAATTCAATGTAACAGAAAAAGAATCGGTTTTTGTTTCCAAAGAATATTTAGAAACCCTATTTTTACAATTGATCAGCAATTCCCTTCAATTTTCAGAACCCAATCGAGATTTGCGCATCCTAGTTGAGTCCTTTTCGATTGGTACCGAAACGACGATTTCTTTTTCTGATAATGGTTCAGGGATCGATTTATCACGTTATGGAGACCAAATTTTTCAGTTGAGAAAGACTTTTCATCGTCAGATGAGTGGGAAGGGTCTTGGTTTATTTTTAATGAAATATACGATGGAATCATTGGGTGGAAGGGTCGATGTGAAATCGAAACCAGGAGAAGGAGCTACGTTTTTACTCCATTTCCCAAATGGGAGTACAAACTCATGA
- a CDS encoding DUF3332 family protein gives MKKILNSALIGLLSFGLLSNCFGKFGAIKAVYSFNAGIQIGSGKLASFFRSLLMIFPLYIAYGIGSFLDILIFNLIEFWTDRNPIAMAEYDFDGKLVKEYNENGQTITLTYTEWGKVLRMDAPTAKGVESVYFLKDKPEKAYRLINGKYVEIQQVSGPILPPMSAKHI, from the coding sequence ATGAAAAAAATATTAAATTCAGCTCTTATCGGGTTGTTATCATTCGGGCTTCTTTCCAATTGTTTTGGAAAATTTGGTGCCATCAAAGCTGTATATTCCTTTAACGCAGGAATTCAAATTGGATCAGGAAAACTTGCGAGTTTTTTTCGTTCCTTACTTATGATTTTCCCACTGTACATTGCTTATGGAATTGGAAGTTTTTTAGACATTCTCATTTTTAATCTCATAGAATTCTGGACAGACAGAAATCCAATTGCAATGGCTGAATATGACTTTGATGGAAAACTTGTTAAAGAATACAATGAGAATGGACAAACCATCACTCTTACTTACACAGAATGGGGTAAAGTTTTAAGAATGGATGCTCCAACAGCAAAAGGTGTTGAGTCTGTGTATTTTTTAAAAGACAAACCAGAAAAAGCATACCGCCTTATTAACGGAAAGTATGTGGAAATCCAACAAGTAAGTGGACCAATCCTCCCTCCAATGAGTGCAAAACACATCTAA
- a CDS encoding single-stranded DNA-binding protein, translating into MKNLSYIILDGNLTSDPEEKTIAGGKSLAQFTVAVNHSQNNPESKDKDDVSFFEVDAWEKLGENCVEYLKKGSKVTVMGNLKQNRWKTPEGETKSKVKVTASTVRFDSMRKREEKVA; encoded by the coding sequence ATGAAAAATCTATCGTATATCATATTGGATGGGAATTTAACGTCCGATCCGGAAGAAAAAACAATTGCTGGTGGCAAGTCACTGGCACAATTCACAGTCGCTGTCAACCACTCTCAAAACAACCCTGAATCAAAGGATAAAGATGATGTATCTTTTTTTGAAGTAGATGCTTGGGAGAAACTCGGCGAAAACTGTGTGGAGTACTTAAAAAAAGGCAGTAAAGTGACTGTAATGGGAAACTTAAAACAGAACCGATGGAAAACACCAGAAGGAGAAACAAAATCGAAAGTGAAAGTCACTGCCTCCACAGTTCGTTTTGATAGTATGCGCAAACGAGAAGAAAAAGTCGCATAA
- a CDS encoding lysophospholipid acyltransferase family protein, whose protein sequence is MIPDNKQKPYSKTKYIILSFVVHFIVRVWYLFIRNQKFIIPDESAKVIEQGSKYIIAVFHETTLSLYRHATQYLKRKKKADMVALVSQSKDGEIIHQTFARSGLRSVRGSSTRGGTGAFRNILKEMKQGAVPIFTVDGPKGPRREVKPGVIVTASLTGFPILYLHSCYDRAYVFKSWDRHFFPKFGARLFIQYGKPFFVPKGLTESQIDEYAKKLELEMQSNAASLESYVRGLFPDNSIDVPPKNESLTK, encoded by the coding sequence TTGATTCCAGATAACAAACAAAAACCCTATTCCAAAACCAAATACATCATCTTAAGTTTTGTTGTACATTTCATCGTAAGAGTTTGGTATTTATTCATACGAAACCAAAAGTTCATCATCCCCGATGAATCGGCCAAGGTGATCGAACAAGGATCAAAGTACATCATTGCTGTGTTTCATGAGACAACTCTTTCTTTGTATAGGCACGCGACTCAGTATTTAAAACGAAAGAAAAAAGCAGATATGGTGGCACTTGTCTCACAATCCAAAGATGGGGAAATCATCCACCAAACCTTTGCTCGTTCTGGCCTTCGTTCTGTACGAGGTTCTTCTACAAGAGGAGGGACAGGTGCCTTTCGGAATATCTTAAAAGAAATGAAACAGGGCGCTGTACCCATCTTCACGGTTGACGGACCCAAAGGCCCAAGAAGGGAAGTGAAACCTGGTGTGATAGTGACAGCCTCACTAACAGGTTTTCCGATTTTATACCTTCATTCTTGTTATGACCGTGCCTATGTATTCAAAAGTTGGGATCGTCATTTTTTTCCAAAATTTGGTGCTCGACTTTTCATCCAATACGGGAAACCCTTTTTTGTTCCCAAAGGCTTAACCGAAAGCCAAATCGATGAATATGCGAAGAAACTAGAACTGGAAATGCAATCGAATGCCGCGTCACTAGAATCGTATGTGCGTGGACTCTTTCCTGACAATTCTATTGACGTACCACCTAAAAACGAAAGTTTAACCAAGTAA
- a CDS encoding MBOAT family protein yields MIFSDFEYFVFFLFVFFTVWYLFPAIFSNQSKETRILHVFLLISSYFFYMSWDYRFGALILLSTAIDFYVGLKLSTETREKIRYYLLLFSLITNLVFILGFFKYYNFIVTSMNSVTNVMFGGDMLPVLKIILPAGISFFTFQSLSYTIDVYRKEIPAETDFIRFALFVSFFPQLVAGPIVTARTFMPQLYSPKKLEDIEFRVAIRFFMLGYFKKAVLSDMVAPTIDAIYANPADHHAFALLIAAALGGIQVYLDFSGYSDMAIGSAMLLGYKLPTNFNLPFLATSVSGFWRRWHMTLNSWLRDYIYIPMGGSRVTSVRRKFNLWFTMFVSGVWHGAQWTFVFWGSLNGFFYVLEEIWKEWFPETKNEPSVPKSNLVRVPIWIFQNVLNNSIFFLGAVFFRSLTWDNAWIHLKGIFLFQEGNLRPYMWKDFLWIMGFLILGHFLGYFLFEKGKGKKIPAILEFAMYPILFLVLNLATPENSVPFIYFQF; encoded by the coding sequence TTGATCTTTTCCGATTTTGAATACTTTGTCTTCTTCCTCTTCGTATTTTTTACTGTTTGGTATTTGTTCCCTGCCATCTTTTCGAACCAATCTAAAGAAACACGAATCTTACATGTTTTCCTACTCATCAGTAGTTATTTTTTCTACATGTCATGGGACTATCGTTTTGGTGCATTGATTTTATTATCTACAGCCATTGACTTTTATGTAGGTCTTAAACTTTCCACAGAAACAAGAGAAAAAATTCGGTATTATTTATTACTCTTTAGTTTGATAACAAACTTAGTCTTTATTTTAGGTTTCTTTAAATACTATAATTTTATTGTGACTTCGATGAACTCAGTCACCAATGTCATGTTTGGTGGTGACATGCTGCCTGTTCTAAAAATCATTTTACCAGCAGGAATTTCCTTTTTTACTTTCCAATCATTATCTTATACAATAGATGTTTATCGTAAAGAAATTCCAGCAGAAACCGATTTTATCCGTTTTGCTTTATTTGTGAGTTTTTTTCCACAACTAGTTGCAGGTCCAATTGTGACGGCTAGAACCTTTATGCCACAATTGTACAGTCCAAAAAAATTGGAAGACATTGAATTTCGAGTCGCCATTCGTTTTTTTATGTTAGGTTATTTTAAGAAGGCAGTACTTTCTGATATGGTTGCACCAACCATTGATGCCATTTATGCAAACCCAGCAGATCACCATGCCTTTGCCTTACTCATCGCTGCTGCACTTGGTGGTATCCAAGTGTATTTAGATTTTAGTGGGTATTCTGACATGGCGATTGGAAGTGCTATGTTACTCGGATACAAACTACCAACCAATTTTAACCTTCCTTTTCTTGCGACTTCCGTTTCAGGATTTTGGCGGAGGTGGCACATGACCCTTAATTCCTGGTTACGAGATTATATTTATATTCCCATGGGAGGTAGCCGTGTAACATCTGTACGCCGTAAATTTAATTTATGGTTTACTATGTTTGTGAGCGGAGTCTGGCATGGAGCACAATGGACGTTTGTATTTTGGGGATCTCTCAATGGATTTTTTTATGTTTTGGAAGAAATTTGGAAAGAATGGTTCCCTGAGACAAAAAACGAACCGTCTGTCCCAAAATCAAATTTGGTGAGGGTTCCCATTTGGATCTTTCAAAATGTACTCAATAATTCCATTTTCTTTTTAGGTGCTGTTTTTTTTCGTTCCCTCACTTGGGACAATGCCTGGATCCACTTAAAAGGGATTTTCCTTTTCCAAGAGGGAAACCTACGTCCTTATATGTGGAAAGACTTCCTATGGATCATGGGTTTTCTCATCCTTGGGCATTTCCTTGGATACTTTCTCTTTGAAAAGGGAAAGGGAAAAAAGATACCAGCGATTTTGGAATTTGCCATGTACCCCATCCTTTTTCTTGTCTTAAATTTAGCTACACCCGAAAACTCAGTTCCTTTTATCTACTTTCAATTCTAA
- a CDS encoding FMN-binding glutamate synthase family protein, whose translation MSNEILSWIETNPMSATWIGLLLFFVIVFIRDISQKKHTIQRNFPIVGRLRYFLEMIGPELRQYWVANDKEERPFDRTERSWIYATAKGQNNNFGFGTTEIQYEPGYPIIKHKAFPYPEAKAYIHNGDPSCIPCLKVIGPKRKFPYRPYSIVNISAMSFGSLGKNAVLALNRGARDSGSYHNTGEGGLSHYHMEGADIVWQIGTGYFGARDHSGKFNLDVLKEKVGKNACVKMIEIKLSQGAKPGKGGILPAKKVNAEIASIRHVEEGKDCISPNSHSEFTNVKELVSFIETIANGTGLPVGIKSAVGEIEFWQELADEMKRTEKGPDFITIDGGEGGTGAAPLTYADHVSLPFKIGFQRVYTLFQKEGLSDRIVWIGSGKLGFPDRAVVAIAMGCDLINIAREAMLSIGCIQAQKCHTDHCPAGVATQNWWLQRGVDPELKGKRAAKYIQGFRKELLSLAHSCGYEHPGQFTGQDIEISMGMNRYQTLEGLLGYKRDEVKFTKLQDYTVFPKRQA comes from the coding sequence ATGAGTAATGAAATTTTGAGTTGGATCGAAACAAATCCCATGTCTGCCACTTGGATTGGACTCTTACTTTTTTTTGTGATTGTTTTCATTAGAGACATCTCTCAAAAAAAACACACCATTCAAAGGAACTTTCCCATCGTAGGAAGGCTTCGTTATTTTTTAGAAATGATTGGTCCAGAACTCAGACAATACTGGGTTGCCAATGACAAAGAAGAAAGGCCATTTGATCGCACCGAAAGGAGTTGGATTTATGCAACTGCCAAAGGACAAAATAATAATTTTGGATTTGGAACCACAGAAATCCAATATGAACCTGGTTATCCCATCATCAAACACAAAGCCTTCCCTTACCCTGAAGCAAAAGCATACATCCATAATGGAGATCCAAGTTGTATCCCTTGCCTCAAAGTAATCGGACCTAAACGTAAGTTTCCATACAGACCTTATTCTATCGTGAATATCTCTGCGATGTCATTTGGTTCCCTTGGAAAAAATGCTGTATTAGCTTTAAACCGTGGTGCAAGGGATTCTGGCTCTTACCATAACACAGGTGAGGGGGGACTTAGCCATTACCACATGGAAGGTGCGGATATTGTTTGGCAAATTGGAACTGGGTATTTTGGAGCAAGAGACCACTCAGGAAAATTCAACTTAGATGTATTAAAAGAAAAAGTTGGAAAAAATGCCTGTGTCAAAATGATTGAAATCAAATTATCACAAGGCGCCAAACCAGGAAAAGGTGGGATTTTACCTGCAAAAAAAGTAAACGCAGAAATTGCTTCCATTCGCCATGTAGAAGAAGGAAAGGATTGTATCTCTCCCAACTCACACAGTGAATTTACAAATGTCAAAGAACTAGTATCATTTATCGAAACAATTGCCAATGGAACTGGATTGCCTGTTGGTATCAAAAGTGCGGTAGGTGAAATCGAATTTTGGCAAGAATTGGCTGATGAGATGAAACGAACAGAAAAAGGTCCAGATTTCATCACGATTGATGGTGGGGAAGGAGGCACGGGAGCGGCTCCCCTTACGTATGCTGACCATGTTTCGTTACCGTTTAAGATTGGATTCCAACGAGTTTATACATTATTCCAAAAGGAAGGTTTGTCAGATCGTATTGTTTGGATTGGTTCTGGAAAATTAGGATTCCCTGATCGAGCCGTTGTTGCCATTGCCATGGGTTGTGATCTCATCAACATTGCAAGAGAAGCGATGTTATCCATTGGATGCATCCAAGCGCAAAAATGCCATACAGACCATTGTCCTGCTGGTGTTGCCACACAAAACTGGTGGTTACAACGTGGGGTGGATCCTGAACTGAAAGGCAAACGAGCAGCCAAATACATCCAAGGTTTTCGCAAAGAACTTCTAAGTTTGGCACATTCTTGTGGTTACGAACACCCAGGACAATTCACGGGCCAAGACATTGAAATCAGTATGGGTATGAATCGATACCAAACCTTAGAAGGATTACTAGGTTACAAACGAGATGAAGTGAAATTTACCAAGTTACAGGATTATACTGTTTTTCCCAAACGACAAGCTTAA
- a CDS encoding nucleoside-diphosphate sugar epimerase: MKILLLGGTGLVGKQVLLSLLFYPQIKKVIVWARHSENSSKPNLPIEVVKATWEDFQSGKVSVPEDVDAVFCCLGTTIGKAGSQDKFREIDFDYPLLAARQAREKKIPGFYIITAMGSDASSSIFYNRVKGELEMELQNLHFPFLGIFRPSLLIGEREEVRIGEKVGEVIGNLIPFGFLGLKKYKPIQAAYVAKSMIYSLLNDKPTNLSNPVVKIYENDTLWEIGKDHSF; encoded by the coding sequence ATGAAAATATTGTTACTTGGTGGGACAGGCCTTGTCGGTAAACAAGTGTTACTTTCGCTTCTATTTTACCCGCAGATCAAAAAAGTGATCGTATGGGCGAGACATTCTGAAAATTCTTCCAAACCAAATTTACCTATTGAAGTGGTAAAAGCCACTTGGGAAGATTTTCAATCAGGAAAGGTGAGTGTTCCAGAGGACGTAGATGCTGTGTTTTGTTGTTTGGGAACAACGATTGGAAAGGCGGGTAGTCAGGATAAATTTAGAGAAATTGATTTTGATTATCCCTTACTTGCGGCAAGACAAGCTAGAGAAAAAAAAATTCCAGGATTTTATATCATCACTGCGATGGGTTCCGATGCCAGTTCATCCATTTTTTATAACCGAGTCAAAGGTGAATTGGAAATGGAATTACAAAACTTACATTTCCCTTTTTTAGGAATATTTCGGCCATCACTTCTCATTGGAGAACGTGAGGAAGTAAGGATAGGAGAAAAAGTGGGAGAGGTGATTGGAAATCTCATTCCGTTTGGCTTTTTAGGTTTAAAAAAATACAAACCCATCCAAGCTGCCTATGTGGCAAAATCTATGATATACTCATTGTTAAATGATAAACCTACAAATTTGTCCAATCCAGTTGTGAAAATTTATGAAAACGATACCCTGTGGGAAATCGGTAAGGACCATTCTTTTTGA
- a CDS encoding adenylate/guanylate cyclase domain-containing protein, translated as MKKLILLTFLFLISCLSEERNVNKEAKNGFINLKSHSFQEEPYVALVGEWKFYWNTSPNNIIESEMDRILNLPKHWNGYEMDYGKLPGFGHATFRIHIELPEGLQETMALTVHEQDTSYAIYIDGKYYGGSGIPASNTEQFVPMVKSTIVVLPQNKNITIDLYVANYVHRKGGIWNDIVLSSYTKAESRLTKHKMNETILSSIFAFVGIFFLVMYFYNRDGRQTLGIFLFSLAVLLRTISTGERIILEFLDMPYWLLLRIEYFSWYWSAPLLYHYFYTIFPSDFSKKLGNVFYTLSFILTLGLLLPPVYFTETASIYPIAFVLNGLCVLFYLFQAYKKNRMEAKPLLFGIGLTILGATNDVLHAESVVHTMYIAPLTVVVFVFLQVFTFGRIVRQNIIKTLEFAEEQKQFSSSFSRFVPTEFLYHLGKNDIRQVDLGDQVQKRMTVLFADIRSFTEFSETLTPKENFDFLNSYLQRVGPIIRHNNGFIDKFIGDAVMALFPYNISDAVKAAVEMQEAIRIYNNHRANCGYIPIEVGIGIHTGNLTLGILGEHKRMEGTVISDAVNLASRIEGITKLFSSRIVISAETFIESSETLGFHYRLLDRVNIKGKTESVFVVEVLDGYEPEKAKRLISLKDDYTLALDAYRREDFEEAKQGFASLIDKNPDDSVSRLFFERCKDALDRSKLESGTS; from the coding sequence ATGAAGAAACTCATTCTTTTAACTTTTTTATTCCTAATTAGTTGTTTATCTGAAGAAAGGAATGTCAACAAAGAAGCAAAGAATGGGTTTATCAATTTAAAATCGCATTCGTTTCAAGAAGAACCTTATGTGGCTCTTGTGGGTGAGTGGAAGTTTTATTGGAATACTTCACCTAACAATATCATTGAATCAGAAATGGATCGTATCCTCAATTTGCCAAAACATTGGAATGGATACGAAATGGATTATGGTAAACTTCCAGGGTTTGGCCATGCAACCTTTCGGATTCATATAGAACTACCGGAAGGTTTACAAGAGACAATGGCTCTCACTGTCCACGAACAAGATACCTCCTATGCAATTTACATCGACGGAAAATACTATGGTGGATCGGGTATACCTGCGAGTAACACAGAACAGTTTGTTCCTATGGTCAAATCAACGATTGTTGTATTACCTCAAAACAAAAACATCACCATTGATTTGTATGTTGCCAATTATGTTCACAGAAAAGGTGGAATATGGAATGATATAGTATTATCATCATATACAAAAGCCGAAAGTCGCCTCACCAAACACAAAATGAACGAAACAATCCTTTCATCAATTTTTGCCTTTGTTGGGATATTCTTTTTAGTTATGTATTTTTACAATAGAGATGGTAGGCAAACCTTAGGAATCTTTTTATTTTCCCTAGCCGTTTTACTGAGAACCATATCCACTGGGGAACGAATTATTTTAGAATTTTTGGATATGCCCTATTGGTTATTACTTCGAATAGAATACTTTTCTTGGTATTGGTCTGCTCCCTTACTTTATCATTATTTTTATACAATTTTCCCAAGTGATTTTTCGAAAAAACTAGGAAATGTTTTTTATACTCTTTCTTTCATATTGACTTTGGGACTACTCCTCCCTCCCGTTTATTTTACGGAAACTGCGTCAATTTATCCGATTGCTTTTGTTTTAAATGGGTTATGTGTTTTATTTTATTTGTTTCAGGCATACAAAAAAAACAGAATGGAAGCAAAACCTCTGTTATTCGGAATTGGACTAACGATTTTAGGAGCCACAAATGATGTTTTACATGCAGAATCAGTGGTTCATACTATGTATATTGCTCCATTAACAGTAGTTGTCTTTGTATTTTTACAAGTATTTACTTTTGGAAGGATCGTCCGCCAAAACATCATCAAAACTTTAGAATTTGCAGAAGAACAAAAACAATTTAGTTCCTCATTTAGTAGATTTGTACCCACTGAATTTTTATACCATTTAGGTAAAAATGACATTAGGCAAGTTGACTTAGGAGACCAAGTCCAAAAGCGAATGACAGTTTTATTTGCAGACATTCGTTCCTTTACAGAATTTTCAGAAACTCTCACACCAAAAGAAAACTTTGATTTTCTAAATAGTTATCTCCAACGAGTTGGTCCCATCATTCGCCATAATAATGGTTTTATAGATAAATTCATCGGTGATGCTGTTATGGCATTATTTCCATATAATATAAGTGATGCGGTAAAAGCAGCTGTAGAGATGCAAGAAGCGATTCGAATTTACAATAACCATCGCGCAAATTGCGGATACATCCCTATCGAAGTGGGAATTGGCATCCATACTGGGAATTTAACACTTGGAATTCTTGGGGAACACAAACGAATGGAAGGGACAGTGATATCCGATGCTGTGAATTTGGCTTCAAGAATTGAAGGCATCACGAAACTATTTTCTTCGCGAATTGTGATCAGTGCAGAAACCTTTATTGAATCTTCGGAAACATTGGGTTTCCATTATAGGTTGCTTGACCGGGTCAATATCAAAGGAAAAACAGAATCTGTTTTCGTTGTTGAAGTTTTAGATGGTTACGAACCAGAAAAAGCTAAACGATTGATCAGCTTGAAAGATGATTACACTCTTGCCTTGGATGCTTATAGACGAGAAGATTTTGAAGAAGCAAAACAAGGATTTGCATCCTTAATTGATAAAAATCCAGACGATTCGGTCTCACGTCTTTTTTTCGAAAGGTGTAAAGATGCCCTGGATCGTTCCAAATTAGAATCTGGCACTAGTTAG
- a CDS encoding PilZ domain-containing protein translates to MESERRLPRISPGDFSEFEVHLDLEGITLFGKLGNISEEGLCFLGEDDLLSDEIESQVLGSIVWAKGTKRLFFEGTIMWTQTSKIKTVVYHIAGIQFLEKINLTDSMLARSLEIK, encoded by the coding sequence ATGGAAAGTGAGCGAAGGCTTCCCAGAATTTCCCCAGGTGATTTTTCCGAATTCGAAGTCCATTTGGATCTCGAAGGGATCACGTTATTTGGAAAATTAGGAAATATATCCGAAGAGGGACTTTGTTTTTTAGGTGAGGATGACTTACTTAGTGACGAAATCGAATCCCAAGTGTTGGGGAGTATCGTTTGGGCAAAAGGCACCAAACGTTTGTTTTTTGAAGGAACCATTATGTGGACCCAAACTTCAAAAATAAAAACAGTCGTATATCATATTGCAGGCATTCAATTTTTAGAAAAAATCAATTTAACTGATTCGATGCTTGCAAGAAGTTTGGAGATAAAATGA